From Cricetulus griseus strain 17A/GY chromosome 1 unlocalized genomic scaffold, alternate assembly CriGri-PICRH-1.0 chr1_0, whole genome shotgun sequence, a single genomic window includes:
- the Setdb1 gene encoding histone-lysine N-methyltransferase SETDB1 isoform X1 → MAALRKSAQDVQKFMDAVNKKSSSQDLNKGTLGQMSGELSKDGDLIVSMRILGKKRTKTWHKGTLIAIQTVGLGKKYKVKFDNKGKSLLSGNHIAYDYHPPADKLFVGSRVVAKYKDGNQVWLYAGIVAETPNVKNKLRFLIFFDDGYASYVTQSELYPICRPLKKTWEDIEDSSCRDFIEEYITAYPNRPMVLLKSGQLIKTEWEGTWWKSRVEEVDGSLVRILFLDDKRCEWIYRGSTRLEPMFSMKTSSASAMEKKQGGQLRTRPNMGAVRSKGPVVQYTQDLTSTGTQFKLTEPPQPIATPAPPAALPLSPQAGDTESLESQLAQSRKQVAKKSTSFRPGSVGSGHSSPASPTLSESVTAGKLGINQTYRSPLASVASTPTPAAPPAFHGMLERAPAEPSYRAPMEKLFYLPHVCSYTCLSRIRPMRNEQYRGKNPLLVPLLYDFRRMTARRRVNRKMGFHVIYKTPCGLCLRTMQEIERYLFETGCDFLFLEMFCLDPYVLVDRKFQPFKPFYYILDITYGKEDVPLSCVNEIDTTPPPQVAYSKERIPGKGVFINTGPEFLVGCDCKDGCRDKSKCACHQLTIQATACTPGGQINPNSGYQYKRLEECLPTGVYECNKRCKCDPNMCTNRLVQHGLQVRLQLFKTQNKGWGIRCLDDIAKGSFVCIYAGKILTDDFADKEGLEMGDEYFANLDHIESVENFKEGYESDVASSSDSSGVDMKDQEDGNSGSEDPEESNDDSSDDNFCKDEDFSTSSVWRSYATRRQTRGQKENGLSEVASKDSRPPDLGPPNVPVPPAVSVGGCKPPSSEETPKNKVASWLSCNSVSEGGFADSDSRSSFKNSERGDGRAGAGRAEAEKASTSGLSFKDEGDNKQTKKEDPDDRNKMSVVTESSQNYGHNPPMKSDGLRRPSSKTSMPQSRRLGASTQSNPDDILTLSSSTESEGESGISRKPTAGQTSATAVDSDDIQTISSGSDGDDYEDKKNLTGPTKRQVAVKSTRGFALKSTHGIAIKSTNMASVDKGESAPVRKNTRQFYDGEESCYIIDAKLEGNLGRYLNHSCSPNLFVQNVFVDTHDLRFPWVAFFASKRIRAGTELTWDYNYEVGSVEGKELLCCCGAIECRGRLL, encoded by the exons ATGGCTGCCTTAAGAAAATCAGCTCAAGATGTCCAGAAGTTCATGGATGCTGTCAACAAGAAAAGCAGTTCCCAGGATCTAAATAAAG GAACCTTGGGTCAGATGTCTGGAGAACTGAGCAAAGATGGGGACCTGATAGTCAGTATGCGGATTCTGGGCAAGAAGAGGACTAAGACATGGCACAAAGGCACCCTTATTGCCATCCAGACTGTTG GGCTgggaaagaaatacaaagtgaaaTTTGACAACAAAGGGAAGAGTCTGCTGTCTGGCAACCACATTGCCTATGATTATCACCCTCCTGCTGACAAGCTGTTTGTGGGCAGTCGCGTGGTAGCCAAATACAAAGATGGAAATCAGGTCTGGCTTTATGCTGGCATTGTAGCTGAGACTCCCAACGTCAAGAACAAGCTCAG atttctgattttctttgatgatggtTATGCCTCCTATGTCACTCAGTCAGAACTGTATCCCATTTGCCGACCAT TGAAAAAGACCTGGGAGGACATAGAAGACAGCTCCTGCCGAGACTTCATAGAGGAATATATCACTGCCTACCCAAACCGCCCCATGGTACTTCTCAAGAGTGGCCAGCTTATTAAGACTGAGTGGGAAGGCACATGGTGGAAATCTCGAGTTGAAGAGGTGGATGGCAGCCTAGTCAGGATCCTCTTTCTG GATGACAAGAGATGTGAGTGGATCTATCGAGGCTCTACACGCCTGGAACCCATGTTCAGTATGAAGACATCATCAGCTTCTGCAATGGAGAAGAAGCAAGGGGGACAATTGAGAACCCGTCCTAATATGG GTGCTGTGAGGAGCAAAGGTCCTGTTGTTCAGTATACACAGGACCTAACCAGCACTGGAACCCAGTTCAAGCTCACGGAGCCCCCACAGCCCATAGCTACACCGGCCCCCCCTGCTgcacttcctctttccccacaagCAGGTGACACTGA AAGCTTAGAAAGCCAACTTGCTCAGTCACGGAAGCAAGTGGCCAAAAAGAGCACATCGTTTCGGCCAGGATCTGTGGGTTCTGGCCATTCCTCCCCTGCTTCGCCCACACTCAGTGAAAGTGTAACTGCTGGGAAACTTGGGATCAACCAGACATACAG ATCGCCTTTGGCCTCAGTAGCATCTACTCCAACACCTGCAGCCCCTCCAGCCTTCCATGGCATGTTAGAGCGGGCACCAGCTGAGCCTTCCTACCGAGCCCCCATGGAGAAGCTTTTCTATTTACCTCATGTCTGCAGTTACACTTGTCTGTCCCGGATCAGACCCATGAGGAATGAACAGTACCGGGGCAAGAATCCCCTCTTAGTACCGCTGCTATATGACTTCCGTAGGATGACAGCCCGGCGTAGAGTTAACCGCAAAATGGGCTTCCATGTTATCTATAAGACACCCTGTGGTCTCTGTCTTCGGACAATGCAGGAAATAGAACGCTACCTTTTTGAGACTGGCTGTGACTTCCTGTTCCTGGAGATGTTCTGTTTGGATCCATACGTTCTTGTCGACAGAAAGTTTCAGCCTTTTAAGCCTTTTTACTATATTTTGGACATCACCTACGGCAAGGAAGATGTTCCCCTGTCCTGTGTTAATGAGATTGACacaactcccccaccccaggtGGCCTACAGCAAGGAGCGCATCCCTGGCAAGGGTGTTTTCATTAACACAGGCCCTGAATTTCTGGTTGGCTGTGACTGCAAGGATGGGTGTCGGGATAA ATCTAAATGTGCCTGCCATCAGCTAACTATCCAAGCCACAGCATGTACCCCAGGAGGCCAAATCAACCCTAACTCTGGCTACCAGTACAAAAGGCTTGAAGAGTGTCTGCCTACAGG GGTTTATGAGTGTAACAAACGCTGCAAATGTGACCCAAACATGTGCACAAATCGCTTGGTGCAACATGGACTACAGGTTCGACTACAGCTATTTAAGACACAGAACAAGGGCTGGGGTATCCGCTGCTTGGATGACATTGCCAAAGGCTCTTTTGTCTGTATTTATGCAG GCAAAATCCTGACAGATGATTTTGCAGAcaaagaagggctggagatggGTGATGAGTACTTTGCAAATCTGGACCACATTGAAAGTGTGGAGAATTTTAAGGAAGGATATGAGAGTGATGTCGCCAGTTCATCTGACAGCAGTGGGGTGGACATGAAGGACCAGGAAGATGGCAACAGCGGTTCAGAGGATCCTGAAGAGTCCAATGATGACAGCTCTGATGATAACTTCTGTAAGGATGAAGACTTCAGCACCAGCTCAGTGTGGCGTAGCTATGCTACCCGGAGACAGACTCGGGGTCAGAAGGAAAACGGACTGTCTGAGGTGGCTTCCAAGGACTCCCGTCCCCCAGACCTTGGGCCTCCAAATGTTCCTGTCCCTCCTGCAGTATCTGTAGGGGGCTGCAAGCCACCTTCATCTGAAGAGACCCCCAAGAACAAGGTGGCCTCGTGGTTGAGCTGCAACAGTGTCAGTGAAGGTGGGTTTGCTGATTCTGACAGCCGTTCTTCCTTCAAGAATAGTGAGCGTGGAGATGGCCGGGCTGGGGCAGGCCGGGCAGAGGCTGAGAAGGCCTCTACCTCAGGATTGAGCTTCAAGGATGAAGGAGACAATAAGCAGACTAAGAAAGAG GATCCTGATGACCGAAACAAGATGTCAGT AGTCACTGAAAGCTCTCAGAATTATGGACACAATCCTCCTATGAAGTCTGATGGGCTTCGCCGACCATCTAGTAAAACTTCTATGCCCCAAAGTCGGCGACTTGGGGCTTCTACTCAGTCCAACCCTGAT GATATCCTGACACTGTCCAGCAGCACAGAAAGTGAGGGGGAAAGTGGAATCAGCCGAAAGCCCACTGCTGGTCAGACTTCTGCCACAGCTGTTGACAGTGATGACATCCAgaccatctcctctggctctgatGGCGATGACTATGAGGACAAAAAAAACTTGACTG gtccAACGAAGCGCCAGGTGGCAGTAAAATCAACCCGAGGCTTTGCTCTTAAATCAACCCATGGGATTGCTATTAAATCAACCAACATGGCTTCTGTGGACAAGGGGGAGAGTGCACCAGTTCGTAAGAACACACGCCAGTTCTATGATGGTGAAGAGTCTTGCTACATCATTGATGCCAAACTTGAAGGCAACCTAGGCCGCTACCTCAAT CACAGTTGTAGCCCCAACCTGTTTGTCCAGAATGTCTTCGTGGATACTCACGATCTTCGCTTCCCTTGGGTGGCCTTCTTTGCCAGCAA GAGGATCCGGGCTGGAACAGAGCTTACTTGGGACTACAACTACGAAGTGGGCAGTGTGGAAGGCAAAGAGCTGCTGTGCTGCTGTGGGGCCATTGAGTGCAGAGGACGTCTTCTCTAA